In Onychostoma macrolepis isolate SWU-2019 chromosome 06, ASM1243209v1, whole genome shotgun sequence, one DNA window encodes the following:
- the thumpd3 gene encoding THUMP domain-containing protein 3 isoform X1 — protein sequence MPVCDPLFNETRRRARRVYLGLIMQELDQTVTIGATVPTGFEHTAAEEVQEKLEATARVSKNRGRIYFDITTDKLLKVHQLKSLDNLFVVVKEYDDYQFKTTKEEVQLDWQELATKLPWTNALEVWKLNNSIKKKKGRRKRTNPTKSDQCGNVGTKSTDTVPSDPEELWEDLEALEVKGNQRDVSSQPENDSEEEKHSEIQDQESGVTPLKFRVTCNRAGDKHCFTSNDAARDFGGAVQEFFQWKADMTKFDVEVLLNIHNNEVVVGIALTVESLHRRNITHFGPTTLRSTLAYGMLRLCKPQVSDVIVDPMCGTGAIPLEGVMEWENSFFLAGDNNGTAVSRSVNNIKHILKRTHDGGSSSGLPLDIIQWDLCNLPMRSSSVDIIITDMPFGKRMGSKKKNWELYPLCLREMARVCKPGTGKAVLLTQDKKCFLKALSQMEGLWRKLHTVWVNVGGLHAGVFVLKRTAVVFGTTSEVVMEPHTATGSQKENMKDASQ from the exons aTGCCAGTTTGCGATCCGCTGTTTAACGAAACGAGAAGAAGGGCAAGAAGAG TTTATCTGGGGCTGATAATGCAGGAGCTTGATCAGACTGTCACAATCGGAGCGACTGTTCCGACGGGATTCGAGCACACTGCAGCGGAGGAGGTCCAGGAGAAGCTTGAGGCCACTGCTAGAGTCAGCAAAAACAGAGGAagaatttattttgatataacAACAGATAAGCTTCTTAAG GTACATCAGCTGAAGTCTCTAGACAATCTGTTTGTTGTGGTAAAAGAATATGACGACTACCAATTCAAAACCACAAAG GAGGAAGTGCAATTGGATTGGCAAGAGCTGGCCACCAAATTGCCTTGGACCAATGCCTTAGAAGTCTGGAAGTTGAACAATTctataaaaaagaagaaaggacGTCGGAAAAGAACTAACCCCACAAAATCAGATCAGTGCGGCAATGTTGGCACCAAATCTACTGATACTGTCCCATCAGATCCAGAAGAGCTCTGGGAAGATCTTGAGGCTCTAGAAGTGAAGGGAAACCAAAGAGATGTTTCTTCTCAGCCAGAAAATGATTCCGAGGAAGAAAAACACTCTGAAATCCAGGATCAGGAGTCAGGGGTGACACCTCTTAAGTTTCGAGTAACATGCAACAGAGCCGGAGACAAACACTGCTTCACCTCAAATGATGCTGCACGAGACTTTGGAGGAGCTGTGCAAGAATTCTTTCAGTGGAAAGCAGATATGACTAAATTTGATGTTGAG GTGCTGTTGAATATCCACAATAATGAAGTTGTTGTTGGTATTGCTCTCACAGTGGAGAGTCTACATAGGAGAAACATCACTCACTTTGGCCCGACCACTCTACGTTCTACGCTGGCTTATGGCATGCTTAG gcTTTGCAAGCCACAGGTGTCAGATGTGATTGTAGATCCCATGTGTGGAACTGGAGCAATACCTTTAGAG GGAGTTATGGAGTGGGAGAATTCATTCTTTTTAGCTGGAGACAACAATGGCACAGCAGTCAGCCGATCAGTCAATAATATCAAGCACATTCTAAAGAGAACACATGATGGTGGAAG CTCTTCAGGCTTGCCCTTAGACATAATTCAGTGGGACTTGTGCAATCTACCCATGAGAAGCAGTTCAGTGGATATCATCATTACTGACATGCCTTTTGGAAAAAG AATGGGATCCAAGAAGAAGAACTGGGAATTATACCCATTATGTCTTCGAGAAATGGCTCGAGTTTGTAAACCTGGTACAGGAAAAGCTGTACTTCTGACCCAggataaaaaatgtttcttgaag GCATTGTCGCAGATGGAGGGGCTGTGGCGGAAATTGCACACTGTTTGGGTGAACGTGGGAGGACTGCATGCTGGCGTTTTTGTTCTCAAAAGAACGGCAGTAGTTTTTGGCACCACTTCTGAAGTTGTAATGGAGCCTCATACAGCAACAGGATCACAAAAAGAGAATATGAAGGATGCTAGTCAGTGA
- the thumpd3 gene encoding THUMP domain-containing protein 3 isoform X2 yields the protein MQELDQTVTIGATVPTGFEHTAAEEVQEKLEATARVSKNRGRIYFDITTDKLLKVHQLKSLDNLFVVVKEYDDYQFKTTKEEVQLDWQELATKLPWTNALEVWKLNNSIKKKKGRRKRTNPTKSDQCGNVGTKSTDTVPSDPEELWEDLEALEVKGNQRDVSSQPENDSEEEKHSEIQDQESGVTPLKFRVTCNRAGDKHCFTSNDAARDFGGAVQEFFQWKADMTKFDVEVLLNIHNNEVVVGIALTVESLHRRNITHFGPTTLRSTLAYGMLRLCKPQVSDVIVDPMCGTGAIPLEGVMEWENSFFLAGDNNGTAVSRSVNNIKHILKRTHDGGSSSGLPLDIIQWDLCNLPMRSSSVDIIITDMPFGKRMGSKKKNWELYPLCLREMARVCKPGTGKAVLLTQDKKCFLKALSQMEGLWRKLHTVWVNVGGLHAGVFVLKRTAVVFGTTSEVVMEPHTATGSQKENMKDASQ from the exons ATGCAGGAGCTTGATCAGACTGTCACAATCGGAGCGACTGTTCCGACGGGATTCGAGCACACTGCAGCGGAGGAGGTCCAGGAGAAGCTTGAGGCCACTGCTAGAGTCAGCAAAAACAGAGGAagaatttattttgatataacAACAGATAAGCTTCTTAAG GTACATCAGCTGAAGTCTCTAGACAATCTGTTTGTTGTGGTAAAAGAATATGACGACTACCAATTCAAAACCACAAAG GAGGAAGTGCAATTGGATTGGCAAGAGCTGGCCACCAAATTGCCTTGGACCAATGCCTTAGAAGTCTGGAAGTTGAACAATTctataaaaaagaagaaaggacGTCGGAAAAGAACTAACCCCACAAAATCAGATCAGTGCGGCAATGTTGGCACCAAATCTACTGATACTGTCCCATCAGATCCAGAAGAGCTCTGGGAAGATCTTGAGGCTCTAGAAGTGAAGGGAAACCAAAGAGATGTTTCTTCTCAGCCAGAAAATGATTCCGAGGAAGAAAAACACTCTGAAATCCAGGATCAGGAGTCAGGGGTGACACCTCTTAAGTTTCGAGTAACATGCAACAGAGCCGGAGACAAACACTGCTTCACCTCAAATGATGCTGCACGAGACTTTGGAGGAGCTGTGCAAGAATTCTTTCAGTGGAAAGCAGATATGACTAAATTTGATGTTGAG GTGCTGTTGAATATCCACAATAATGAAGTTGTTGTTGGTATTGCTCTCACAGTGGAGAGTCTACATAGGAGAAACATCACTCACTTTGGCCCGACCACTCTACGTTCTACGCTGGCTTATGGCATGCTTAG gcTTTGCAAGCCACAGGTGTCAGATGTGATTGTAGATCCCATGTGTGGAACTGGAGCAATACCTTTAGAG GGAGTTATGGAGTGGGAGAATTCATTCTTTTTAGCTGGAGACAACAATGGCACAGCAGTCAGCCGATCAGTCAATAATATCAAGCACATTCTAAAGAGAACACATGATGGTGGAAG CTCTTCAGGCTTGCCCTTAGACATAATTCAGTGGGACTTGTGCAATCTACCCATGAGAAGCAGTTCAGTGGATATCATCATTACTGACATGCCTTTTGGAAAAAG AATGGGATCCAAGAAGAAGAACTGGGAATTATACCCATTATGTCTTCGAGAAATGGCTCGAGTTTGTAAACCTGGTACAGGAAAAGCTGTACTTCTGACCCAggataaaaaatgtttcttgaag GCATTGTCGCAGATGGAGGGGCTGTGGCGGAAATTGCACACTGTTTGGGTGAACGTGGGAGGACTGCATGCTGGCGTTTTTGTTCTCAAAAGAACGGCAGTAGTTTTTGGCACCACTTCTGAAGTTGTAATGGAGCCTCATACAGCAACAGGATCACAAAAAGAGAATATGAAGGATGCTAGTCAGTGA
- the si:dkey-156n14.3 gene encoding zinc finger protein ZXDC isoform X1 has translation MPRRIAAVIQAKGAPTKIELSVKGGAFVSCCYRDTKMEIQGLTDTKNTQYQHGVPLHTTFSQQTTASAIHARTRLTENAISGLSGSLGIESDANNNRARSSPLRVAENGSGSALSLQNNHGKKYEYDIQSGDAELGDVNASKQKVFNELDLLPSEFERAVEHDENDLQMALPLLDTESCEQRLTTERILSSTSTSSNKSPEELYVVFNIVHKEDDSKERQMSFQHKAEENGSSSPKSKTFSSPVDSDENFNRTSKSGHLSSHSNLNSRSETTDQNVRHEICLLAENRDPILSEGYAGGSQTPKVSNVTVEMLSNNLVEHSTEELMQCITKNNSPVFVPENRVAPEMNIMDYANQESSSNGDCGPDGTPIPVHETFSGTIMINNQSIIVTIENGILTLATPPEGYAYKEDGMISLKEHLGMKDNEDLVLLNYDGGSKSIGKLSNVNSSLQDEPKARFAGSDSELNLADDCSLSEMGVTLDSCSSIKQEEGTVCAIEEDSSICQNSKSKSITCEELQPINLLTVSGLTKKGSVVKYRCPQPGCSSTFDTRQNLKIHLVLHTEDQRPFKCTVEGCDWSFTTSYKLKRHLQSHDKVRPYKCEWENCGRRFTTVYNLKAHVKAHDQENSFICEVCSERFRTATRLTNHQRTHFEPERPHKCEFPGCEKTFITFSALFSHNRTHFREMAQFTCTYPGCDKRYDKACRLKIHLRSHTGERPFVCDSDSCGWTFTSMSKLLRHKRKHDDDRRFACPEEGCGKSFTRAEHLKGHSITHLGTKPFECPVEGCNAKFSARSSLYIHSKKHKQDGVSLRSRCPVAGCTKHFSSRSSLKTHMLKHHNLSPDVLSQLDDTTTLTPSSELTSTSQAVNAPSGPAGAELSSLDLSSLFSSIPACPGTTAVGSEGSTGAGSFSMDMPLVNTGILTIDPASVGSVLNGAKTVDPLILAAGQDMGVHVLDTGLGTGGGGGVLPHATLHLDDVQTVNPEELGTLTALTIQSTASSEQLHTLNSCNPLTVESPSTLTPTLSSSLTQSLSSLTSALPPALSSSLVPSLSTPLSSMALAATPVPELLSPQAKADLPGRETAVGPLLSRVEVMAQSDGSKGMCQFVFPSHSGSYSGQKITELPSVACPVMESSGSARTDYRAIQLAKRRKQKGPGSSTCSSETGQRKTKGSKGTSSAPPTNSGAHFGEGAATGNSELPIRDPVAGAQFVQIQLLQDDPAADGDLAFQLSSQTSCSHSQLTVDLPVNILQEPTVMAEDENGSDNSQFTGSTINLQDLE, from the exons atgccacgccgcattgctgcagtaattcaggcaaaaggagccccaactaa GATCGAGCTCTCAGTGAAGGGCGGAGCTTTCGTGAGCTGCTGCTACAGGGACACCAAGATGGAAATCCAGGGGCTTACTGACACCAAAAACACTCAGTACCAACATGGCGTCCCGCTCCATACGACATTCTCTCAGCAGACAACAGCTTCTGCGATTCATGCGAGAACACGTCTGACTGAAAATGCGATCTCAGGTCTTTCGGGATCGCTGGGCATTGAAAGTGACGCCAACAACAACCGGGCCAGATCCTCACCGCTTCGAGTTGCGGAAAATGGCAGCGGCAGTGCTCTGTCTCTTCAAAACAATCATGGTAAgaaatatgaatatgatattCAGTCAGGAGATGCAGAACTCGGTGACGTGAATGCGTCCAAACAAAAGGTGTTTAATGAATTAGACTTGCTGCCTTCCGAGTTTGAGAGGGCAGTCGAACACGATGAAAACGATCTACAAATGGCGCTTCCCCTTCTGGACACCGAGAGCTGTGAACAAAGACTCACGACAGAGAGGATTCTCAGCAGCACCTCTACCTCTTCAAACAAGAGCCCAGAGGAACTATACGTGGTTTTTAACATAGTGCACAAAGAAGATGACAGTAAGGAACGACAAATGAGCTTTCAACACAAAGCTGAAGAGAATGGATCATCATCACCCAAGTCAAAGACTTTCAGTTCCCCAGTAGATTCAGATGAAAACTTCAACAGAACATCCAAATCGGGACATTTGTCAAGCCACAGTAATTTAAATTCCAGATCTGAGACAACAGACCAAAATGTAAGACATGAGATCTGTCTTTTGGCAGAGAATAGAGATCCAATATTGTCAGAAGGCTATGCTGGGGGCAGTCAAACGCCAAAGGTCTCTAACGTTACTGTAGAAATGCTCAGCAATAATTTAGTTGAACATTCAACAGAAGAGCTGATGCAGTGCATCACGAAGAATAATAGCCCTGTGTTTGTTCCAGAGAACAGGGTTGCACCTGAAATGAATATCATGGATTATGCAAATCAAGAGTCAAGTAGTAATGGGGACTGTGGTCCTGATGGGACTCCAATACCTGTGCATGAAACGTTCTCTGGGACCATCATGATTAACAATCAGAGTATTATTGTAACTATTGAAAATGGAATCTTGACCCTAGCCACCCCGCCAGAGGGCTACGCTTACAAGGAGGATGGTATGATAAGCTTAAAAGAACATTTGGGAATGAAAGACAATGAAGATCTTGTGCTGCTCAATTATGATGGGGGAAGTAAGTCCATTGGGAAACTTAGCAATGTCAACTCAAGTCTACAAGATGAGCCTAAAGCCAGATTCGCCGGCAGTGATTCAGAGTTGAATCTAGCTGATGACTGTTCTCTATCAGAAATGGGTGTTACTCTGGACTCTTGCTCATCAATTAAGCAAGAGGAAGGAACCGTTTGTGCTATAGAAGAAGATAGTAGTATTTGCCAAAATTCAAAAAGCAAATCAATTACTTGTGAAGAACTACAGCCAATAAACTTATTAACTGTGTCAGGTTTGACCAAAAAAGGTTCAGTAGTAAAGTATAGATGTCCCCAGCCGGGCTGTTCCAGTACCTTCGATACCAGGCAAAATCTCAAAATCCACTTGGTTCTACACACAGAGGACCAGCGTCCCTTCAAGTGCACAGTGGAGGGCTGTGATTGGTCCTTCACAACATCATACAAGCTGAAACGCCACCTGCAGTCTCATGACAAAGTGCGTCCTTATAAATGTGAATGGGAAAATTGTGGTCGCCGCTTCACCACAGTTTACAATCTAAAAGCTCATGTTAAAGCACATGATCAGGAAAATTCATTTATCTGTGAAGTATGCAGTGAGAGGTTTCGCACTGCCACGAGACTCACTAATCATCAAAGAACACACTTTGAACCAGAGAGACCACATAAGTGTGAGTTCCCAG GATGTGAGAAGACCTTCATCACTTTCAGTGCCCTGTTCTCCCACAACAGGACCCACTTCAGAGAAATGGCTCAGTTCACTTGTACCTATCCTGGCTGTGACAAGCGATATGACAAAGCTTGTCGGCTCAAAATACACCTCCGCAGTCACACAg GTGAAAGACCGTTTGTTTGTGATTCTGACTCCTGTGGTTGGACTTTCACAAGCATGTCCAAATTGCTCAGGCACAAACG GAAGCATGATGACGACAGACGGTTTGCATGTCCAGAGGAAGGCTGTGGGAAATCCTTTACACGGGCCGAGCACTTGAAGGGGCACAGTATCACACACCTGGGTACCAAGCCATTTGAATGCCCTGTAGAAG GTTGTAATGCAAAGTTTTCAGCTCGGAGTAGTCTCTACATTCATTCTAAGAAGCACAAACAGGATGGAGTCAGTCTGAGGAGTCGCTGTCCTGTTGCCGGCTGCACCAAACACTTCTCATCACGCAGCAGTCTCAAGACACACATGCTTAAACACCACAATCTCAGCCCAG ATGTGTTAAGTCAGTTGGACGACACAACCACTCTCACCCCCAGCAGTGAGCTGACAAGCACTTCGCAGGCTGTCAATGCCCCATCAGGACCTGCAGGAGCTGAACTCAGCAGTCTGGACTTGTCTTCTCTCTTCTCCAGCATCCCTGCTTGTCCTGGGACCACCGCTGTAGGCAGTGAAGGCAGTACTGGTGCAGGATCCTTCTCCATGGACATGCCTCTGGTTAACACCGGAATCCTCACAATAGATCCAGCATCAGTCGGCTCGGTCCTTAATGGGGCAAAAACTGTGGATCCTCTCATTTTAGCAGCTGGGCAAGATATGGGCGTACATGTATTAGACACAGGATTGGGCACTGGCGGAGGTGGAGGGGTTTTGCCCCATGCCACATTGCATTTGGATGATGTGCAAACAGTCAACCCAGAAGAGCTGGGAACTCTGACTGCTCTGACTATTCAAAGTACTGCATCTTCAGAACAACTCCACACTCTGAATTCCTGCAATCCCTTGACTGTAGAATCACCATCTACTCTCACGCCAACTCTTTCTTCATCGCTCACTCAGTCTCTTTCCTCACTGACGTCGGCTCTTCCTCCAGCACTCAGTTCCTCTCTTGTTCCTTCTCTCTCCACCCCGCTCTCCTCCATGGCTCTGGCGGCAACCCCTGTACCGGAATTACTCTCTCCGCAGGCAAAGGCTGACCTACCAGGCAGAGAGACAGCCGTCGGGCCCTTGTTAAGCAGGGTGGAGGTCATGGCTCAGTCAGATGGCAGTAAGGGAATGTGTCAGTTTGTGTTTCCCAGCCACAGTGGATCCTACAGTGGACAGAAAATAACAGAGTTGCCCTCGGTCGCGTGCCCTGTTATG GAGAGCAGTGGATCAGCACGCACAGACTACAGGGCCATTCAGCTCGCCAAGAGGAGAAAACAGAAAG